The following proteins are co-located in the Candidatus Paracaedibacter acanthamoebae genome:
- a CDS encoding OmpH family outer membrane protein encodes MRTILKTSISIALVALIGAGIYYGKGLLNYSSSVIPVPHAQIAFVNLSRVNTEAQAVKQFKELIERQYKNFHEEILGQEKRLQAEYEKIHYLEKNNPEGAKDLKSKKDELDRQVSELDKILRSRKESLNKNFGHIQEEIEHTIREIVNNVAKRRGLNLVFNATILDASVVLYGGSELDITDEVLRELNHKLPTVHLPS; translated from the coding sequence ATGAGAACCATCCTTAAAACATCCATCTCAATTGCATTAGTCGCCCTCATTGGGGCGGGAATTTATTATGGGAAAGGATTATTGAATTATTCTTCTTCTGTTATTCCTGTACCCCATGCCCAAATAGCTTTTGTGAACTTAAGCCGAGTTAACACCGAAGCTCAAGCCGTCAAACAATTTAAAGAATTAATTGAACGGCAATACAAAAATTTTCATGAAGAAATTTTAGGGCAAGAAAAAAGGCTGCAAGCTGAATATGAAAAAATTCACTATCTTGAAAAAAATAACCCTGAAGGCGCTAAAGATTTAAAATCTAAAAAGGACGAGCTTGACCGCCAAGTCAGTGAACTGGATAAAATTCTAAGAAGTCGCAAAGAAAGCCTGAATAAAAACTTTGGCCATATTCAAGAGGAAATTGAGCATACAATCCGGGAAATTGTTAATAATGTCGCTAAACGACGCGGGTTAAATCTTGTATTCAATGCCACCATTTTAGATGCTTCTGTTGTATTGTATGGTGGCTCAGAACTTGATATTACTGATGAAGTTTTGCGGGAATTAAACCATAAACTGCCAACTGTTCACTTGCCATCATAA
- a CDS encoding outer membrane protein — MKKILSTAVAVAALASAADAKGFNGAYIGMDFGISNLNSTVKVRPYSGGTGDNAHGKSTNPILGVNFGYAKVFSNCFSLGGEVIADFTFNNKKTLSRIDIREVKSKRDTFGWGLLAKFGMQINPKSLVFVGFGVKSQSVKYIYTEKDATPFTFSAKHNKVRPAYQVGFKTLLPNDAVALNMSYTLVQGAKKTKGKLTSPNFVFNPGYAVIKNNDHQVKLGISYHF, encoded by the coding sequence ATGAAAAAAATTTTATCAACAGCAGTAGCTGTTGCAGCTTTGGCTTCAGCAGCTGATGCAAAAGGTTTTAATGGTGCTTATATCGGGATGGACTTTGGTATTTCCAACCTTAACAGCACAGTTAAAGTACGCCCTTATAGTGGTGGAACTGGTGACAATGCGCATGGCAAGTCCACAAACCCTATCTTAGGAGTAAACTTTGGATATGCGAAGGTTTTCTCAAACTGTTTCTCTCTAGGCGGTGAAGTTATTGCTGACTTTACATTTAACAACAAGAAAACTTTGTCCAGAATTGATATTCGCGAAGTTAAGTCCAAGCGCGATACTTTTGGCTGGGGACTTCTTGCAAAATTTGGTATGCAAATTAATCCAAAATCTCTAGTATTTGTTGGATTCGGTGTTAAATCACAAAGTGTAAAATATATTTACACTGAGAAAGATGCGACCCCATTCACATTTAGTGCAAAACACAACAAAGTTAGACCAGCTTACCAGGTTGGATTTAAAACCTTATTGCCAAATGATGCAGTTGCATTGAACATGAGCTATACATTGGTTCAAGGAGCCAAAAAGACGAAGGGTAAGCTTACTAGCCCGAATTTTGTATTCAACCCAGGTTATGCGGTTATCAAAAATAATGATCACCAAGTTAAGCTTGGGATTTCATACCACTTCTAG
- the rnc gene encoding ribonuclease III, producing MKLLFTFKDPSLFEKAITHPSFRRRKINDFERLEFLGDRVLGILIAETLYKAFPTEKEGDLAKRQAVLISREVCQEVAREIALQDDIKVIGTELNGNSAVMSDAMEALIGAMYLDQGLDAVRTHILPLWQKRLSQSEAPPKDHKSLLQEWTQSRGLGIPAYEIIGQSGPAHAPEFEVSLTVGDKQVSASGKSRKIAEQEVARQMLLILKT from the coding sequence ATGAAACTTCTGTTCACCTTTAAAGATCCGTCGCTTTTTGAAAAAGCAATAACTCATCCTAGCTTTCGCCGGCGTAAAATTAATGATTTTGAACGCCTAGAGTTTCTGGGAGACCGGGTTTTAGGAATTTTGATAGCAGAGACGCTTTACAAAGCATTTCCAACAGAAAAAGAAGGTGATTTGGCTAAACGGCAGGCTGTTCTTATTAGTCGTGAGGTTTGTCAAGAAGTTGCACGTGAAATCGCTCTGCAGGATGATATTAAAGTTATTGGAACCGAGTTGAATGGTAATTCTGCGGTCATGAGTGACGCGATGGAAGCTCTCATAGGAGCTATGTATTTAGACCAAGGGCTTGACGCTGTTAGGACTCATATTCTTCCCCTATGGCAAAAGCGCCTTAGTCAATCTGAGGCGCCGCCTAAGGATCATAAAAGCCTATTACAAGAATGGACTCAAAGCCGAGGTTTAGGAATTCCTGCCTATGAAATTATTGGTCAAAGTGGGCCTGCCCATGCCCCTGAATTTGAAGTCTCTCTCACCGTAGGCGATAAGCAAGTATCTGCCTCTGGAAAATCTCGCAAAATAGCAGAACAAGAAGTTGCACGCCAAATGCTACTCATTCTAAAAACTTGA
- a CDS encoding CDGSH iron-sulfur domain-containing protein, with the protein MTHIPFEVDLEADKKYCWCTCGLSAKEPFCDGAHKTANTDKRSLHFYVETSTKALLCACKKTQNPPYCDGSHNK; encoded by the coding sequence ATGACACATATCCCCTTTGAAGTCGACCTTGAAGCTGACAAGAAATATTGCTGGTGCACCTGTGGGTTATCAGCGAAAGAGCCGTTCTGTGATGGTGCCCATAAAACCGCCAATACGGACAAAAGGTCGTTACACTTCTATGTAGAAACCTCTACCAAAGCTTTGCTGTGCGCCTGTAAAAAAACTCAGAACCCTCCTTACTGTGACGGGAGTCATAATAAATAA
- the mutL gene encoding DNA mismatch repair endonuclease MutL, with protein MAVRYLDQTLINQIAAGEVIERPASAIKELVENSIDAGATRVDVMVRDGGRTLISITDNGSGMVRDDLLLCVERHATSKIPDGDLFNIRTLGFRGEALPSIGSVSRLTITTKKDQGEAWQLNVEGGAKGTPQPASSPKGTRVEVRDLFYATPARLKFLKSPTTELNHITDIIYRQALANADVEFTLRHDDRSIINFTSGTDRFDGILGKDFRANALTVDFQREDSRLTGWISIPTYNRSNSSDQYLFVNGRPVKDKLFATALKVAYQDVLAGNRYPCVSLFLECSPEDVDINVHPAKAEVRFRDPNLMRGFIIAGIREALKGMASRTSTHLSDKALMAFDSTLAPAAPFGSPTFSKGNYGDFQPQPQSQVPPQPKLSMPARSSYTPLGESRSSYMAPRPSIVAQTTAAVAEFTKAEQPHHDHPLGYAKAQVHETYIVAETTDALVLVDQHAAHERLVYERMKHDLGSGMIKAQALLIPTVIELTIMQFKVLQDVLPDLNKYGFQIESFGDQGIVVREVPSLLNKCDIKQLMLDLASEILERETATAVEVALHEILADKACKNSIRAGRRLNLDEMNALLREMEKTPLSNQCNHGRPTFIKLSKADMEKLFERA; from the coding sequence ATGGCTGTTCGTTATTTAGATCAGACCCTCATTAACCAAATTGCTGCCGGTGAAGTTATTGAACGGCCAGCATCTGCTATCAAAGAACTGGTGGAAAATTCCATCGATGCCGGCGCAACGCGAGTTGACGTTATGGTGCGCGATGGTGGACGAACCTTGATTTCGATCACAGATAATGGTTCTGGGATGGTACGGGACGATCTCTTGCTCTGTGTGGAGCGTCATGCAACTTCCAAAATTCCAGACGGCGACTTATTTAATATCCGGACCTTAGGGTTTCGCGGTGAAGCTTTGCCGTCTATCGGATCGGTCAGCCGTTTGACCATTACAACTAAAAAAGATCAAGGGGAAGCGTGGCAGCTTAATGTGGAGGGAGGCGCTAAAGGCACACCTCAACCTGCTTCTTCTCCCAAGGGAACTCGCGTTGAAGTCCGAGACTTGTTTTATGCGACGCCAGCGCGCCTCAAATTTTTGAAATCTCCAACCACAGAATTAAATCACATTACTGATATTATTTATCGGCAGGCTTTGGCTAATGCAGATGTAGAGTTTACTCTGCGCCACGATGACCGGTCCATTATTAATTTTACCAGCGGAACAGATCGTTTTGATGGAATTTTGGGCAAAGATTTTCGGGCCAACGCTCTAACGGTTGACTTCCAGCGGGAAGATTCACGCTTAACTGGATGGATCAGTATTCCAACCTATAATCGCAGTAATTCTTCTGACCAGTATCTTTTTGTCAATGGGCGGCCTGTGAAAGATAAGTTATTTGCAACGGCTTTGAAAGTTGCCTATCAAGATGTTTTGGCTGGCAATCGATACCCCTGCGTTTCTTTGTTTTTAGAGTGTTCGCCGGAAGATGTGGATATTAATGTTCATCCGGCTAAGGCCGAAGTGCGATTCCGTGATCCTAACTTGATGCGCGGTTTTATCATTGCTGGTATCCGTGAAGCTCTAAAGGGGATGGCTTCCCGAACCTCAACCCATTTAAGTGACAAAGCTTTGATGGCCTTTGATAGCACGCTTGCACCAGCTGCACCTTTCGGATCGCCAACTTTCTCCAAGGGGAATTATGGGGATTTTCAACCACAGCCGCAATCACAGGTGCCTCCCCAACCGAAACTTAGCATGCCAGCACGATCGAGCTATACGCCCTTAGGGGAATCAAGATCTTCCTATATGGCACCCCGACCATCAATCGTTGCTCAAACAACTGCAGCGGTAGCTGAGTTTACTAAAGCCGAACAGCCTCATCACGATCATCCCTTAGGCTATGCAAAGGCACAAGTCCATGAAACCTATATCGTGGCTGAAACAACGGATGCCTTGGTGTTGGTGGATCAACATGCAGCGCATGAACGATTGGTTTATGAACGGATGAAGCATGATCTTGGCAGTGGGATGATTAAGGCGCAGGCTTTGCTGATTCCTACTGTGATTGAGCTGACAATTATGCAATTTAAAGTCTTACAAGATGTTTTGCCTGACCTCAACAAATATGGATTTCAAATTGAGAGTTTTGGTGATCAAGGTATTGTCGTGCGTGAAGTACCTTCTCTCTTGAATAAGTGTGACATTAAACAGCTAATGCTCGATCTTGCCAGCGAAATTCTAGAGCGGGAGACAGCCACAGCTGTTGAAGTTGCATTGCATGAAATTCTGGCTGATAAAGCTTGTAAAAATAGTATCCGAGCTGGACGCCGATTAAATCTTGACGAAATGAATGCGTTGCTACGAGAGATGGAAAAAACTCCCTTATCTAATCAGTGTAACCATGGTCGGCCAACGTTTATAAAATTAAGCAAAGCCGATATGGAGAAATTGTTTGAGAGAGCCTAA
- a CDS encoding demethoxyubiquinone hydroxylase family protein gives MREPKKLSKELEAMIRVDQAGEFGATRIYAGQLAVLKNSTITPTLQHMADQEQVHLKTFNDLCVTHGVQPTILQPLWHVGGFMMGAVTAFISEKAAHACTIAVEEVIADHYQSQLDRLGHREPELSSVIAKFRDEELEHKDHAEQEGGREAPAYQAITSVVKKITKTAIWLSERI, from the coding sequence TTGAGAGAGCCTAAAAAACTGAGTAAAGAGCTAGAAGCAATGATCCGTGTTGATCAAGCCGGCGAATTTGGAGCAACGCGTATTTATGCGGGGCAGTTAGCGGTCTTAAAAAACTCGACTATTACACCAACACTTCAACATATGGCGGATCAAGAACAAGTTCATCTTAAAACTTTTAATGATCTATGCGTGACTCATGGTGTCCAACCGACGATTCTCCAACCCCTTTGGCACGTGGGTGGCTTCATGATGGGCGCTGTTACTGCTTTCATCAGTGAAAAAGCCGCGCACGCTTGTACCATCGCTGTGGAAGAAGTAATTGCTGACCATTATCAAAGCCAGTTAGATCGCTTGGGTCACAGGGAGCCTGAGCTAAGTTCAGTAATTGCTAAATTTCGGGATGAAGAGCTGGAACATAAAGATCATGCAGAGCAGGAAGGGGGGCGGGAAGCGCCAGCCTATCAGGCCATCACCTCCGTTGTGAAGAAAATTACTAAAACGGCAATTTGGTTGTCAGAGCGGATCTAG
- a CDS encoding helix-turn-helix domain-containing protein → MNSKLSSIEAHIGQQIKKRRLSLNLKQHELAKLLKITPQQLSKYERGADRLPSYRLYQLCKVLSVTPNFFFDGLEGVSICLTEHGNWLVYENLKGQKVQLKLCELYGTVSDVKII, encoded by the coding sequence ATGAACTCAAAATTGTCCTCCATAGAAGCCCATATTGGCCAACAAATTAAGAAAAGACGGCTGTCTTTAAACCTTAAGCAGCATGAATTAGCCAAGTTGCTTAAGATTACGCCGCAGCAGTTATCTAAATATGAACGGGGAGCTGATAGACTACCCTCTTACCGCCTCTACCAACTGTGTAAGGTGCTCTCTGTTACACCCAACTTCTTTTTCGACGGCCTAGAGGGTGTATCAATCTGCCTGACCGAGCATGGGAACTGGCTTGTTTATGAAAACTTAAAAGGACAAAAAGTCCAACTTAAACTTTGTGAGCTTTATGGAACGGTTTCGGATGTAAAGATTATATAG
- a CDS encoding LysR family transcriptional regulator: MRPLDLSKLRPFYMVAREGSMTKAAAKLNVSQPSLSVLIGDLEYNLKTQLFERLPAGVRLTAQGERLYAFAEKMLEQTDNFEKNFHEKEEEAEGEIKIITTPFVGAEWLVPHLTDFLKKHPKINIRILLRSENINLQEGDIAILTPVPQQPHLIQQHLFTVQVRLFASLSYIKKYGTPQTPQDLDNHHLITYKGNHYSPYGSINWVLNLGNTDRNLPRKSYFEIDSLHGMLRSAIQGLGIVELPNYSIILDSGLIEVLPAVKGPETPIYFIFPKTRKSSKKINLLLEYLSKRGK; this comes from the coding sequence ATGAGACCACTAGATCTGTCTAAATTAAGACCATTTTATATGGTGGCTCGAGAAGGCAGCATGACAAAAGCTGCCGCAAAACTTAATGTGAGCCAACCTTCTCTCAGTGTTTTAATTGGTGATTTAGAATATAATCTTAAAACACAGCTGTTTGAACGTCTTCCAGCAGGAGTAAGACTTACCGCCCAAGGAGAAAGGTTATATGCTTTTGCCGAAAAAATGCTTGAGCAAACAGATAATTTTGAAAAAAATTTTCACGAAAAAGAGGAAGAAGCAGAAGGAGAAATAAAAATTATTACTACTCCTTTTGTTGGTGCTGAATGGTTAGTCCCTCATTTAACAGATTTTTTGAAAAAACATCCTAAAATAAATATCCGTATACTTTTAAGAAGTGAAAATATTAACTTGCAGGAAGGAGATATAGCCATCCTAACTCCTGTTCCGCAGCAACCTCACCTTATTCAGCAGCATTTATTTACTGTTCAGGTACGATTATTTGCTAGCCTCTCTTATATAAAGAAATATGGTACGCCTCAAACTCCCCAAGATTTAGATAATCACCATCTTATTACCTATAAAGGAAATCATTATTCACCCTATGGTAGTATAAACTGGGTATTAAACCTAGGTAATACAGATAGGAATTTACCTCGGAAATCTTATTTTGAAATAGATTCCCTGCATGGAATGCTGCGCAGTGCCATACAGGGGTTAGGAATTGTTGAACTTCCCAATTATTCAATCATACTAGATAGTGGTCTTATAGAAGTTTTACCGGCAGTAAAGGGTCCTGAAACCCCTATATATTTTATATTCCCTAAAACAAGAAAAAGCTCAAAAAAAATTAATCTATTATTGGAGTATTTATCTAAAAGAGGAAAATAA
- a CDS encoding hydroxymethylglutaryl-CoA lyase, which yields MSTPQIKIVEVGPRDGLQNEKNIWTVEERVRLINYLTPCGFDEIEVGSFVSPTWVPQMADTALVFQRIEKSENCRYSTLVPNQKGMELAITQNVRNISIFTAASEDFNKKNINCSIEESFERFQPIMAEANRKNLRVRGYISCAIECPYSGPTFPEKVAEVADRLWQLGCAEISLGDTIGKGTPETTVAMIKAVKTRVPINNLAIHCHDTYGRAIDNIEAAIENGVYIVDSAITGLGGCPYGGANAKGNVATELVLAFLNRKNLNHTLNAKAIEVARQFVLNR from the coding sequence ATGTCCACTCCTCAAATCAAAATTGTTGAAGTTGGCCCGCGCGATGGGTTGCAGAATGAAAAAAACATTTGGACTGTGGAAGAACGAGTCCGACTGATTAATTATCTCACTCCCTGTGGGTTTGATGAAATTGAGGTGGGGAGTTTTGTCTCACCGACCTGGGTTCCTCAGATGGCGGATACAGCCTTAGTTTTTCAGCGAATTGAGAAATCTGAGAATTGCCGCTACTCAACTTTAGTTCCGAATCAAAAGGGAATGGAGTTGGCGATCACTCAAAATGTCCGCAATATTTCAATTTTTACCGCAGCATCAGAAGACTTTAATAAAAAGAATATCAATTGCTCTATTGAAGAAAGTTTTGAGCGTTTTCAACCCATTATGGCTGAGGCCAACCGGAAAAACTTAAGAGTTCGAGGCTATATATCCTGTGCCATTGAATGCCCTTATTCCGGCCCGACCTTCCCAGAAAAAGTAGCGGAAGTAGCAGACCGGTTATGGCAATTGGGTTGCGCCGAGATCTCTTTAGGAGACACCATTGGCAAAGGGACGCCTGAAACTACAGTTGCAATGATTAAGGCGGTTAAAACGCGTGTTCCTATTAACAATCTTGCCATCCATTGCCACGATACCTATGGTCGAGCAATCGATAATATTGAAGCCGCCATTGAAAACGGTGTCTATATTGTCGATAGTGCAATCACTGGATTAGGGGGATGCCCCTATGGTGGAGCTAATGCCAAAGGCAATGTCGCAACAGAATTAGTCCTTGCCTTTCTCAATCGCAAGAATTTAAATCATACTTTAAATGCTAAGGCTATTGAAGTTGCAAGACAATTTGTCTTGAATCGGTAG
- a CDS encoding acetyl/propionyl/methylcrotonyl-CoA carboxylase subunit alpha, with protein sequence MTQINRILIANRGEIACRIIRTCKKLAIETIAIYSDADKELPFVSMATKAVSLGASEAKESYLNIEKIIKICQDEQVDAVHPGYGFLSENADFADTLAKAGIIFIGPSSAAIRAMGSKSEAKIIAEKVGIPTIKGYMGPDQSEAFLLTKAKEIGFPILIKATHGGGGKGMRRVDEASEFAAALASCQREAQGAFGNAAVMLEKYIIDPRHIELQVFGDQQGMILTLSERDCSLQRRHQKVVEEAPAIGLSDETRAGLHRDAIAIAKAVNYVGAGTVEFLVDAKGSYYFLEMNTRLQVEHPVTEMILGLDLVQWQIRTAEGYPLPVQQEHLQPSGHAIEVRLYAEDPTQGFLPSIGKITDLSLTTSDTVRLDNGYAPGNQISIFYDPMLAKLIAYGENRKAAMQTLVQALIDLKLKGVKTNREFLIELLQNPDIRDCLPNIAYLDHTMTELLATPKPDATVKELLAKELVKSRPISGSSPWDILDNWRHMSHGTHQVRFECQGEIVEMTVTGEELPYKAMLIDHEPGAVSLSYNGKIYSATTYNADHYLDEPNATDQKLNAPMPGRVISVVTQVGEKVSTGTPLLILEAMKMEHTIRAPFDGIVETVFYNTGDFVNEGAELARVIAA encoded by the coding sequence ATGACTCAAATTAATCGAATTCTGATTGCCAATCGGGGCGAAATTGCTTGCCGTATCATTCGTACCTGCAAAAAGCTAGCGATTGAAACCATTGCTATTTATTCTGATGCCGATAAAGAGTTGCCCTTTGTCAGTATGGCAACAAAAGCTGTCAGCCTGGGTGCGTCTGAAGCAAAAGAAAGCTATCTGAATATAGAAAAGATTATTAAAATCTGCCAAGACGAACAGGTTGATGCTGTCCATCCAGGATATGGATTTTTGTCAGAAAACGCAGACTTTGCCGATACCCTGGCCAAAGCTGGTATCATTTTCATTGGCCCCTCTTCTGCTGCTATTCGTGCCATGGGATCCAAAAGTGAAGCTAAAATCATTGCTGAAAAAGTGGGTATTCCAACCATTAAAGGGTACATGGGACCCGACCAATCTGAGGCATTCTTGCTGACAAAAGCCAAAGAAATTGGTTTTCCTATTTTAATTAAGGCAACCCACGGTGGCGGGGGCAAAGGGATGCGCCGTGTGGATGAGGCGTCAGAATTTGCAGCCGCCCTGGCAAGTTGTCAACGGGAAGCCCAAGGGGCATTTGGTAATGCCGCCGTTATGCTGGAAAAATATATTATTGACCCGCGTCATATTGAACTGCAGGTCTTTGGTGATCAACAAGGAATGATACTAACCTTATCAGAACGGGATTGTTCACTGCAGCGACGTCACCAAAAAGTTGTGGAGGAAGCCCCGGCGATTGGTCTATCAGATGAAACCCGCGCCGGCTTACACCGGGATGCAATTGCTATCGCTAAGGCAGTTAACTATGTTGGCGCTGGCACTGTTGAGTTCTTGGTTGATGCGAAAGGCAGTTACTACTTCTTAGAAATGAACACCCGTCTCCAGGTAGAACATCCAGTCACGGAAATGATTCTGGGGTTGGATCTTGTCCAGTGGCAGATTCGTACTGCCGAGGGATATCCTCTGCCCGTTCAGCAAGAACACCTTCAGCCCAGCGGCCATGCTATTGAAGTGCGGCTGTATGCAGAAGATCCAACCCAAGGATTCTTGCCATCCATTGGGAAAATAACCGATTTATCTCTCACCACATCAGATACTGTGCGCCTGGATAATGGTTATGCCCCTGGCAACCAGATCAGTATTTTCTATGATCCAATGTTGGCTAAACTTATTGCCTATGGAGAGAACCGGAAAGCGGCAATGCAGACGCTTGTCCAAGCTTTAATAGATTTGAAACTCAAAGGGGTTAAGACCAACCGTGAGTTCTTGATTGAGCTTTTGCAAAATCCAGATATCCGTGATTGCTTACCAAATATTGCCTATCTTGATCATACGATGACTGAGCTCCTGGCAACGCCAAAGCCTGATGCAACTGTTAAAGAATTATTGGCCAAAGAACTTGTAAAGAGTCGACCGATCTCTGGTTCCTCTCCGTGGGATATACTGGATAATTGGCGCCATATGAGCCATGGCACCCATCAAGTTCGCTTTGAATGCCAGGGAGAAATAGTTGAAATGACGGTTACTGGGGAAGAGCTTCCTTATAAAGCGATGCTGATCGATCATGAACCAGGCGCCGTTAGTCTCAGCTATAATGGCAAGATTTATAGCGCTACCACCTATAATGCGGATCATTATTTAGATGAACCTAACGCTACCGATCAAAAACTCAATGCCCCCATGCCAGGCCGAGTGATTTCCGTAGTGACGCAGGTTGGCGAGAAGGTTTCGACTGGGACTCCCTTATTGATTTTAGAGGCCATGAAAATGGAACACACAATTCGGGCCCCTTTTGACGGCATTGTTGAAACTGTATTTTACAATACGGGAGATTTTGTGAATGAAGGCGCTGAACTCGCCCGAGTCATAGCAGCATAA
- a CDS encoding enoyl-CoA hydratase-related protein — protein MTHHPPVLLDIQANGCATITLNRPEVRNALNVTLISELTKVIRDCNQNPNIRVLILKGQGKVFCAGADLTYMKEMANFTYEQNIEDAQRLVTLFETLDSCCKPTIAVVQGGAYGGGVGLVATCDIAIASQDATFSLTEVRLGIIPAVISPYIINAIGQRKARQYALTAQLLLADEALQSGLVHYAVPADQIDTLTTQMVDNLLKGSPAAQSSTKKLFRAVESRPLTPDLSIMTATAIADARASADGQEGLKAFLEKRQPNWITTHDSN, from the coding sequence ATGACTCACCATCCCCCTGTGTTACTTGACATTCAAGCTAATGGCTGCGCAACCATTACTCTCAACCGTCCCGAGGTTCGGAATGCCTTAAACGTTACTCTTATATCCGAATTGACAAAAGTGATCAGAGATTGCAATCAAAATCCTAACATTAGAGTTCTCATTCTAAAAGGTCAGGGAAAAGTTTTCTGTGCTGGTGCCGATCTTACCTATATGAAAGAAATGGCAAACTTTACTTATGAGCAAAATATTGAGGATGCGCAACGCTTAGTGACATTATTTGAAACTCTTGATAGCTGTTGCAAACCCACCATTGCTGTTGTGCAAGGAGGCGCCTATGGCGGCGGTGTTGGTCTTGTAGCCACCTGTGATATTGCGATTGCCAGTCAAGATGCGACGTTTTCATTGACTGAGGTTCGTCTCGGCATTATCCCAGCGGTTATTTCGCCCTATATTATTAATGCCATTGGTCAACGTAAGGCCCGTCAGTATGCTTTAACGGCTCAACTTCTATTAGCGGATGAAGCTCTCCAAAGTGGCTTAGTCCATTATGCCGTTCCTGCAGATCAGATTGATACCCTCACCACGCAGATGGTGGATAATCTTCTCAAAGGAAGTCCCGCTGCTCAATCCTCAACCAAAAAGCTATTTAGGGCCGTTGAATCCCGCCCCCTTACGCCCGATTTGTCGATCATGACGGCGACTGCAATTGCCGATGCGCGAGCGTCGGCTGACGGTCAAGAGGGACTCAAAGCTTTTTTGGAAAAACGCCAACCAAATTGGATCACAACCCATGACTCAAATTAA